The following are encoded in a window of Hippoglossus stenolepis isolate QCI-W04-F060 chromosome 10, HSTE1.2, whole genome shotgun sequence genomic DNA:
- the LOC118116075 gene encoding histone H4, with the protein MSGRGKGGKGLGKGGAKRHRKVLRDNIQGITKPAIRRLARRGGVKRISGLIYEETRGVLKVFLENVIRDAVTYTEHAKRKTVTAMDVVYALKRQGRTLYGFGG; encoded by the coding sequence ATGTCTGGacgaggaaagggaggaaaagggctCGGTAAAGGAGGCGCAAAGCGTCACCGCAAAGTTCTCCGTGATAACATCCAGGGAATTACCAAGCCCGCCATCCGCCGCCTGGCTCGCCGTGGCGGAGTGAAGCGTATCTCCGGTCTGATCTACGAGGAGACCCGCGGCGTGTTGAAGGTTTTCCTGGAGAATGTGATCCGCGATGCTGTCACCTACACCGAGCACGCCAAGAGGAAGACCGTGACCGCCATGGACGTGGTGTATGCTCTGAAGAGACAGGGCCGCACTCTGTACGGCTTCGGTGGATAA
- the LOC118116022 gene encoding histone H1-like isoform X1 has protein sequence MTEVAPAPAPAPAATKAKAAKKKVVKPKKVGPSVSELIVKAVSASKERSGVSVAALKKALAAGGYDVEKNNARVNNTIKKLVVNETLVQTKGTGATGSFKMSKKVETKVQKPVKKAAPKAKKPAAKKPAVAKKPKSAAAKKPAAAKKSLKKATKPAAAKEPTKSPKKVVKSPKKVAKSPKRVAKSPKKVVKKAPAPKKAPAKKVAKPKVKRTAAKKK, from the coding sequence ATGACAGAAgtcgctccagctccagctccagctccagccgcCACCAAGGCTAAAGCGGCCAAGAAGAAGGTCGTGAAACCGAAGAAGGTCGGTCCCAGCGTCAGTGAGCTCATCGTGAAAGCCGTGTCCGCGTCCAAGGAGCGGAGCGGCGTGTCAGTGGCCGCCCTCAAGAAGGCTCTGGCTGCCGGAGGCTACGATGTGGAGAAGAACAATGCCCGCGTCAACAACACCATCAAGAAGCTGGTGGTCAACGAGACCCTGGTCCAGACCAAGGGAACCGGGGCCACCGGCTCGTTCAAGATGAGCAAGAAGGTGGAGACCAAGGTCCAGAAGCCGGTGAAGAAGGCCGCTCCCAAAGCGAAGAAGCCCGCCGCCAAGAAACCCGCAGTGGCTAAAAAGCCCAAGTCAGCGGCAGCCAAGAAGCCAGCAGCCGCTAAAAAGTCCCTGAAGAAGGCGACGAAACCAGCAGCGGCCAAGGAGCCCACCAAGAGCCCCAAGAAGGTAGTGAAGAGCCCCAAGAAAGTGGCCAAGAGCCCCAAGAGAGTGGCGAAGAGCCCCAAGAAGGTGGTGAAAAAGGCCCCTGCACCCAAGAAAGCCCCCGCGAAGAAGGTCGCCAAACCCAAAGTGAAGAGGACAGCAGCCAAGAAGAAGTGA
- the LOC118116039 gene encoding histone H2A — MSGRGKTGGKARAKAKTRSSRAGLQFPVGRVHRLLRKGNYAHRVGAGAPVYLAAVLEYLTAEILELAGNAARDNKKSRIIPRHLQLAVRNDEELNKLLGGVTIAQGGVLPNIQAVLLPKKTEKAPKSK, encoded by the coding sequence ATGTCTGGCAGAGGTAAAACCGGCGGAAAGGCCAGAGCGAAGGCAAAGACTCGCTCGTCCCGCGCTGGGCTCCAGTTCCCCGTCGGTCGTGTCCACAGGCTGCTGCGTAAAGGCAACTACGCACATCGCGTTGGTGCCGGCGCCCCCGTCTACCTGGCGGCTGTGCTGGAGTACCTGACCGCTGAGATCCTGGAGCTGGCTGGAAACGCCGCCCGCGACAACAAGAAGAGCCGTATCATCCCCCGCCACCTGCAGCTGGCCGTCCGCAACGACGAGGAGCTCAACAAACTCCTGGGCGGAGTGACCATCGCTCAGGGCGGCGTGCTGCCCAACATCCAGGCTGTTCTGTTGCCCAAGAAGACCGAGAAGGCCCCCAAGTCCAAGTAA
- the LOC118116022 gene encoding histone H1-like isoform X2 translates to MTEVAPAPAPAPAATKAKAAKKKVVKPKKVGPSVSELIVKAVSASKERSGVSVAALKKALAAGGYDVEKNNARVNNTIKKLVVNETLVQTKGTGATGSFKMSKKVETKVQKPVKKAAPKAKKPAAKKPAVAKKPKSAAAKKPAAAKKSLKKATKPAAAKEPTKSPKKVVKSPKKVAKSPKRVAKSPKKVILKKVVKKAPAAKKAPAKKVAKPKVKRTAAKKK, encoded by the exons ATGACAGAAgtcgctccagctccagctccagctccagccgcCACCAAGGCTAAAGCGGCCAAGAAGAAGGTCGTGAAACCGAAGAAGGTCGGTCCCAGCGTCAGTGAGCTCATCGTGAAAGCCGTGTCCGCGTCCAAGGAGCGGAGCGGCGTGTCAGTGGCCGCCCTCAAGAAGGCTCTGGCTGCCGGAGGCTACGATGTGGAGAAGAACAATGCCCGCGTCAACAACACCATCAAGAAGCTGGTGGTCAACGAGACCCTGGTCCAGACCAAGGGAACCGGGGCCACCGGCTCGTTCAAGATGAGCAAGAAGGTGGAGACCAAGGTCCAGAAGCCGGTGAAGAAGGCCGCTCCCAAAGCGAAGAAGCCCGCCGCCAAGAAACCCGCAGTGGCTAAAAAGCCCAAGTCAGCGGCAGCCAAGAAGCCAGCAGCCGCTAAAAAGTCCCTGAAGAAGGCGACGAAACCAGCAGCGGCCAAGGAGCCCACCAAGAGCCCCAAGAAGGTAGTGAAGAGCCCCAAGAAAGTGGCCAAGAGCCCCAAGAGAGTGGCGAAGAGCCCCAAGAAGGTG ATCCTCAAGAAGGTGGTGAAAAAGGCCCCTGCTGCTAAGAAAGCCCCCGCGAAGAAGGTCGCCAAACCCAAAGTGAAGAGGACAGCAGCCAAGAAGAAGTGA
- the LOC118116059 gene encoding histone H2B: MPEPAKPAPKKGSKKAVAKAPGKGGKKRRKSRKESYAIYVYKVLKQVHPDTGISSKAMGIMNCFVSDIFERIAGEASRLAHYNKRSTITSREIQTAVRLLLPGELAKHAVSEGTKAVTKYTSSK; the protein is encoded by the coding sequence ATGCCTGAACCAGCGAAGCCTGCGCCCAAGAAGGGCTCCAAGAAAGCGGTGGCGAAGGCCCCCGGTAAGGgcggaaagaagaggagaaagtccagGAAGGAGAGCTACGCCATCTACGTGTACAAGGTGCTGAAGCAGGTCCACCCCGACACTGGGATCTCCTCCAAGGCCATGGGCATCATGAACTGCTTCGTGAGCGACATCTTCGAGCGCATCGCCGGTGAGGCCTCTCGTCTGGCTCATTACAACAAGCgctccaccatcacctccagggAGATTCAGACCGccgtccgcctgctgctgcccggGGAGCTGGCTAAACACGCCGTGTCTGAGGGCACCAAGGCCGTGACCAAGTACACCAGCTCCAAGTAA
- the LOC118116028 gene encoding histone H3 has protein sequence MARTKQTARKSTGGKAPRKQLATKAARKSAPATGGVKKPHRYRPGTVALREIRRYQKSTELLIRKLPFQRLVREIAQDFKTDLRFQSSAVMALQEASEAYLVGLFEDTNLCAIHAKRVTIMPKDIQLARRIRGERA, from the coding sequence ATGGCAAGAACCAAGCAGACTGCGCGTAAATCCACCGGAGGCAAAGCCCCCAGGAAGCAACTGGCCACCAAGGCTGCTCGTAAGAGCGCCCCGGCCACCGGCGGCGTGAAGAAGCCTCACCGTTACAGGCCCGGTACCGTGGCTCTGAGAGAGATCCGTCGCTACCAGAAATCGACGGAGCTGCTGATCCGCAAGCTGCCCTTCCAGCGCCTGGTCAGAGAAATCGCTCAGGATTTCAAGACCGACCTGCGCTTCCAGAGCTCCGCTGTCATGGCTCTGCAGGAGGCCAGCGAGGCTTACCTGGTCGGCCTGTTTGAGGACACCAACCTGTGCGCCATCCACGCCAAGAGGGTTACCATCATGCCCAAGGACATACAGCTGGCCCGCCGCATCCGCGGAGAGAGAgcttaa